A genome region from Dehalococcoidia bacterium includes the following:
- a CDS encoding CoA transferase, whose amino-acid sequence MTDRALEGVRILDFTWVVAGPFATRMLADLGAEVIKVQSAATSRGADSNGAAAFSTFNRNKYGIVLNMRQPKAVELARRLAALSDVVVDNFSARVMKNWGMDYESLKAVKPDIICVSMSGPGHSGPWRDYVSYGPTLQALSGMTYLMGFPGRAPQGFGYSYADHAGGVTGAIAVLAALEHRANTGEGQWVDLGQLEAMTALIGPAFLDYAVNGTVPQPKGNLLQSRPCGPYGAYRCKDDESGRLPAVDRWIAIGVTNDDEWRAFVKAIGSPAWTQDARFATQEGRYKHAEELDRLVETWTRDKEPYEAMEALTRAGVPAGVVQNAYDLVHNDPQLKHLDFWWVAERTNMAPNHFDAYPARLSETPATLWGPAPWLGEHNEKVFGELLGLSAEEIKRLQEEEVIW is encoded by the coding sequence TTGACCGACCGAGCGCTGGAGGGCGTCCGCATCCTCGACTTCACGTGGGTGGTCGCGGGGCCGTTCGCGACGCGCATGCTCGCCGACCTCGGGGCCGAGGTCATCAAGGTGCAGTCGGCTGCGACCTCGCGGGGCGCGGACTCGAACGGGGCGGCGGCGTTCAGCACCTTCAACCGCAACAAGTACGGGATCGTGCTCAACATGCGGCAACCGAAGGCCGTCGAGCTGGCGAGGCGGCTGGCCGCTTTGTCCGACGTGGTGGTCGACAACTTCAGCGCGCGGGTGATGAAGAACTGGGGCATGGACTACGAGAGCCTGAAGGCGGTGAAGCCGGACATCATCTGCGTCTCCATGTCCGGACCAGGCCACAGCGGCCCCTGGCGCGACTACGTGAGCTACGGCCCCACGCTGCAGGCGCTCTCGGGGATGACCTACCTCATGGGCTTCCCCGGGCGGGCGCCGCAGGGGTTTGGCTACTCTTACGCCGACCACGCCGGCGGCGTGACGGGGGCGATCGCGGTGCTGGCGGCGCTGGAGCACCGCGCGAACACGGGCGAGGGACAGTGGGTGGACCTGGGGCAGCTGGAGGCGATGACGGCGCTCATCGGGCCGGCATTCCTCGACTACGCCGTCAACGGCACGGTGCCCCAGCCGAAAGGCAACCTCCTCCAATCGCGGCCCTGCGGCCCCTATGGCGCCTATCGCTGCAAGGACGACGAGTCCGGCAGGCTCCCGGCGGTCGACCGCTGGATCGCCATCGGCGTCACGAACGACGACGAGTGGCGGGCCTTCGTGAAGGCCATTGGCTCGCCGGCGTGGACGCAGGACGCGAGGTTCGCGACGCAGGAAGGCCGCTACAAGCACGCCGAGGAGCTCGACCGCCTGGTCGAGACGTGGACGCGCGACAAAGAGCCCTACGAGGCCATGGAAGCCCTAACCCGCGCTGGCGTCCCGGCCGGGGTCGTCCAGAACGCCTATGACCTCGTACACAACGACCCGCAGCTCAAGCACCTGGACTTCTGGTGGGTGGCAGAGCGCACGAACATGGCGCCGAACCACTTCGACGCCTACCCGGCGCGCCTCTCGGAAACGCCGGCGACGCTCTGGGGCCCTGCGCCCTGGCTGGGCGAGCACAACGAGAAGGTGTTCGGCGAACTCCTCGGCCTCAGCGCCGAGGAGATAAAGCGGCTACAGGAGGAAGAGGTCATCTGGTGA
- a CDS encoding GNAT family N-acetyltransferase, which yields MTAAIEYRRKPAISNAELDDLYAAAWPAHQRGQELQPVLQRSLTWIGAYAGARLVGFVYGAWDGAQHAFLLDTTVHPDYRHLGVGTRLVRELAAAAIEAEPRLEWLHVDSDEALMESFYLPAGFRPTAAGLMSAEDMRGIGEALRP from the coding sequence GTGACCGCAGCGATCGAGTATCGGCGAAAGCCCGCGATCTCCAATGCCGAGCTGGATGACCTCTATGCTGCCGCCTGGCCGGCCCATCAGCGGGGGCAGGAGCTGCAGCCGGTGCTCCAGCGCTCCCTGACCTGGATTGGCGCCTACGCCGGCGCCCGCCTCGTGGGATTCGTCTACGGCGCCTGGGACGGCGCACAGCACGCCTTCCTGCTCGACACGACGGTCCATCCAGACTATCGGCATCTCGGCGTGGGCACGCGGCTGGTGCGTGAGCTGGCGGCCGCGGCGATCGAAGCGGAGCCCCGGCTCGAATGGCTGCACGTGGACAGCGATGAGGCGCTGATGGAGTCCTTCTATCTGCCGGCCGGCTTCCGGCCGACCGCCGCCGGGCTCATGAGCGCAGAAGACATGCGCGGCATCGGGGAGGCGCTGCGGCCGTGA
- a CDS encoding MmcQ/YjbR family DNA-binding protein, whose protein sequence is MTADASAPRARFPAVPPPASKYYPPLRDLCLSMPGAWEDYPWGETVFKGPNNKIFASFYQREDGALGVGMRVSLAEQGAVTQIPGISVAAYSGKYGGITAIVSDEASYELVRDLILISYHHVNPRKKARARRG, encoded by the coding sequence GTGACCGCTGACGCCTCGGCGCCCAGGGCTCGCTTCCCAGCGGTGCCGCCGCCAGCGTCGAAGTACTACCCGCCGCTGCGCGACCTGTGCCTGTCGATGCCTGGCGCCTGGGAGGACTATCCCTGGGGCGAGACGGTATTCAAGGGCCCGAACAACAAGATCTTCGCCAGTTTCTACCAACGCGAGGATGGCGCGCTGGGCGTCGGCATGCGAGTCTCTCTTGCCGAGCAGGGCGCGGTGACTCAGATCCCCGGCATTTCCGTGGCCGCCTACTCCGGCAAGTACGGCGGCATCACCGCCATCGTCAGTGACGAGGCCTCGTACGAGCTGGTACGCGACCTCATACTGATCAGCTACCATCACGTGAACCCGCGGAAGAAGGCGCGGGCAAGGAGAGGCTGA
- a CDS encoding alpha/beta hydrolase, translating into MRIKAGDLHLNYEIYGESGDWLVMCHGLGAGLRSLRNAAERLSDKFRVLIWDNRGIGESDTAPPGSDYSIKTHARDLANLMDALGIEKAIVHGVSWGGVLGLRFVIDYPEKVRAFICDSSSAEVNERAAQNWIARGEAYVREGPAGIRNAPGGLNDGNRQAPSAQPAPSLAQASGGPQADPTAYLETCKAVASLYEHPMNQDLPGIRVPMLAIVGEDDQTAGVGGTVKIARAVPDCKLVIVPATGHGVYSQNFEVFRKELEELAARVAVA; encoded by the coding sequence ATGCGGATCAAGGCCGGTGACTTGCACCTGAATTACGAGATTTACGGCGAGAGCGGCGACTGGCTGGTGATGTGCCACGGCCTGGGCGCCGGCCTGCGCTCGCTGCGCAATGCGGCCGAGAGGCTGTCGGACAAGTTCCGGGTCCTCATCTGGGACAACCGGGGCATCGGCGAGTCCGACACGGCGCCGCCAGGGAGCGACTACAGCATAAAGACCCATGCTCGCGACCTAGCGAACCTCATGGACGCCCTCGGCATCGAAAAGGCCATCGTCCACGGCGTCTCCTGGGGCGGCGTCCTCGGCCTTCGCTTCGTCATCGATTATCCGGAGAAGGTGCGCGCCTTCATCTGCGACTCCTCCTCTGCCGAGGTCAACGAACGGGCGGCGCAGAACTGGATCGCCCGCGGCGAGGCCTATGTCCGCGAAGGCCCGGCCGGCATCCGAAACGCCCCCGGCGGCCTCAACGATGGCAACAGACAGGCGCCTTCAGCGCAGCCGGCGCCCTCACTGGCCCAGGCCAGCGGCGGTCCCCAGGCAGACCCGACGGCTTATCTGGAGACCTGCAAAGCCGTCGCCTCGCTCTACGAGCACCCCATGAACCAGGACCTGCCCGGCATCCGCGTGCCGATGCTGGCGATCGTTGGGGAGGACGACCAGACCGCGGGCGTTGGCGGGACGGTGAAGATCGCGCGCGCGGTGCCGGACTGCAAGCTCGTGATCGTGCCGGCCACGGGTCACGGCGTCTACAGCCAGAACTTCGAGGTGTTCCGCAAGGAGCTCGAGGAGTTAGCGGCGCGGGTGGCCGTCGCCTGA
- a CDS encoding adenylate/guanylate cyclase domain-containing protein, which produces MDPPRIQYARTKDGVSIAYYSSGTGFPLVVMPSLPVSHIEQELGIPEWRAWYEKLGRGRRVIRYDARGTGLSDRGRIERDVDAMVADLEAVVDRLGLERFGLLSIFYAVPPAIAYAARHPERLSHLLLFCGFARFADLRSPQLAAVRSLLDRDWELYTETAAHLVLGWSLGEPSRRFARFIRESVSPEAMAAIYAAGYDVTDLLAGVQAPTLVQHRREISWLPLDLGRRLAAAIPDARLEVLEGSSIAHYLGDSDAMLRGIDSFLGDRGEERPLDSVGGLQTIVFTDLRNHAEILRRLGDERGSQVLREHERITRESLRAHGGREVKSLGDGFMASFSSAQRALECAIDIQRQFDAWNREHEEALLVRIGVNAGEPIAEDDDLFGESVIAASRIASRAAGGEILVSNVVRELVAGKGFAFASRGEEVLRGFDDPGRIWELNWHQ; this is translated from the coding sequence GTGGACCCGCCGCGCATTCAGTATGCCCGCACCAAGGACGGCGTCAGCATCGCCTACTACTCCTCGGGGACGGGTTTCCCGCTCGTCGTCATGCCCTCGCTCCCGGTCAGCCATATCGAGCAGGAGCTGGGCATCCCGGAGTGGAGGGCATGGTACGAGAAGCTGGGACGCGGCCGGCGCGTCATTCGCTACGACGCGCGCGGCACCGGACTGTCCGACCGCGGTCGCATCGAGCGCGACGTGGACGCCATGGTGGCGGACCTCGAAGCGGTGGTCGACCGCCTTGGCCTTGAGCGCTTTGGCCTCCTCTCGATCTTCTACGCCGTGCCGCCGGCGATCGCCTATGCCGCGCGCCATCCGGAGAGGCTTTCCCATCTGCTCCTGTTCTGTGGCTTCGCCCGCTTCGCCGACCTGCGGTCGCCCCAGTTGGCGGCGGTGCGCAGCCTCCTCGACCGGGACTGGGAGCTTTACACGGAGACGGCCGCGCACCTGGTCCTGGGCTGGTCGCTAGGCGAGCCGTCGCGGCGGTTCGCCAGGTTCATTCGCGAAAGCGTCTCGCCTGAAGCGATGGCAGCGATCTACGCCGCGGGCTACGACGTCACGGACCTGCTGGCCGGGGTGCAGGCGCCGACTCTGGTGCAGCACCGCAGGGAAATAAGCTGGCTGCCCCTGGACCTTGGACGGCGGCTGGCGGCCGCGATCCCGGACGCACGCCTTGAGGTGCTCGAGGGCAGTTCCATCGCGCACTACCTCGGCGACAGCGACGCGATGCTGCGCGGCATCGACTCCTTCCTCGGCGACCGCGGCGAAGAGCGGCCGCTGGACTCGGTCGGAGGCCTGCAGACCATAGTCTTTACGGACCTGCGCAACCACGCCGAGATCCTGCGGCGCCTGGGCGATGAGCGCGGGAGCCAGGTGCTTCGTGAGCACGAGCGCATCACGCGCGAATCACTGCGTGCCCACGGTGGCCGTGAGGTCAAGTCGCTGGGGGACGGGTTCATGGCCTCGTTCTCCTCGGCGCAAAGGGCCCTGGAGTGCGCGATCGACATCCAGCGGCAGTTCGACGCTTGGAACCGCGAGCACGAGGAAGCGCTCCTCGTGCGCATTGGCGTCAACGCTGGCGAACCGATCGCGGAAGACGACGACCTCTTCGGCGAGTCCGTGATCGCGGCCTCGCGTATCGCTTCGAGGGCGGCGGGCGGCGAGATCCTGGTCTCGAACGTCGTGCGGGAACTCGTCGCGGGCAAGGGCTTCGCGTTCGCGAGCCGGGGCGAGGAAGTGCTGCGCGGCTTCGACGACCCGGGGCGCATCTGGGAGCTGAACTGGCATCAGTAG
- a CDS encoding alpha/beta fold hydrolase yields MDPPTVRYARSSDGRALAWVMLGTGPPNVYVSPVPWSHVTAFWRIPGYPQMYEAVAARRTLVMYDARGTGLSDRDPDFGLEARLRDLEAVIDAAGFDTVDLAGAAIEAGVACAFAVRHPARVRRLVLLDPVARGSDYMQQPAIRALSSYREMLDEDWLGYLATLSARIVGFEHTDRARALAGVMAEASSPEAIRVHVRTLPEFDVSDCLAQVSCPTLILCFPQQTASFPHLSREFADKVPGARVATLDVPHRFPLQPRAIEVMEAFLSETDP; encoded by the coding sequence GTGGACCCGCCAACCGTCCGATACGCGCGCTCCTCCGATGGCCGCGCGCTGGCCTGGGTGATGCTGGGCACAGGGCCGCCGAACGTGTATGTCAGCCCCGTGCCCTGGAGCCACGTCACGGCGTTCTGGCGCATACCCGGCTATCCTCAGATGTACGAGGCCGTCGCGGCCCGCCGCACGCTCGTCATGTACGACGCGCGCGGCACCGGCCTCTCCGACCGCGACCCGGACTTCGGCCTGGAGGCGCGGCTGCGCGACCTGGAAGCGGTCATCGACGCGGCGGGGTTCGATACCGTCGACCTGGCCGGGGCCGCGATAGAGGCCGGTGTGGCCTGCGCCTTTGCCGTACGCCACCCGGCGCGCGTCCGGCGCCTCGTGCTGCTCGACCCGGTAGCCCGCGGCAGCGATTACATGCAGCAGCCGGCGATCCGCGCGCTCTCGAGTTACCGCGAGATGCTAGACGAAGACTGGCTGGGGTACCTGGCGACGCTCAGCGCCAGGATCGTCGGCTTCGAACACACGGACCGAGCGCGGGCGCTGGCCGGCGTCATGGCCGAGGCCAGCTCGCCGGAGGCGATCCGGGTGCACGTGCGGACCCTGCCGGAGTTCGACGTTTCGGACTGCCTGGCCCAGGTGTCCTGCCCCACGCTCATACTCTGCTTCCCGCAACAGACTGCCTCCTTTCCACACCTGTCACGCGAGTTTGCGGACAAGGTACCGGGCGCCCGGGTAGCTACGCTGGACGTGCCCCACCGCTTCCCGCTGCAGCCCAGGGCGATAGAGGTGATGGAGGCCTTCCTCTCGGAGACAGACCCTTAG
- a CDS encoding peptidylprolyl isomerase: MMNRQPANRRARRRAPRSYTDVRRAELPGLLGVITNPKVFVVAMVVMGLSMLLSVLPLGIGGAQPTDDGQIHQAGELEDKPIVSADETPQPQVSTTPTVKRYDSPPSLHIDPSKRYVATVKTSKGDFQIELDPSQAPETVNSFVFLAREGYYNNTPFMQLARDQSGGKFVAQAGDPTCKPGVLCQALGTPGYSIRKETTSLPFSRGAVGMGGSSPTSNGGQFFISFGDYPALNGKYTIFGRVISGMDVVDRLTLLDLTQGEPGPADTIISVEIAES, encoded by the coding sequence ATGATGAACCGTCAGCCCGCCAACCGCCGCGCCCGGCGCCGCGCACCGCGCTCCTACACCGACGTCCGCCGCGCCGAGCTACCCGGCCTGCTGGGCGTGATCACCAATCCCAAAGTCTTCGTAGTGGCAATGGTCGTAATGGGCCTCTCGATGCTGCTGAGCGTGCTACCGCTTGGCATTGGAGGGGCGCAGCCGACAGACGATGGCCAGATCCACCAGGCTGGCGAACTGGAAGACAAGCCGATCGTGAGCGCTGACGAGACGCCGCAGCCGCAAGTCAGCACGACGCCGACCGTGAAGCGCTACGACTCGCCGCCGAGCCTGCATATCGACCCTTCCAAGCGCTACGTGGCGACCGTGAAGACCTCGAAGGGCGACTTCCAGATCGAGCTGGACCCGAGCCAGGCGCCCGAGACCGTGAACAGCTTCGTCTTCCTGGCCCGCGAGGGCTACTACAACAACACGCCCTTCATGCAGCTGGCCCGGGACCAGAGCGGCGGCAAGTTCGTCGCCCAGGCGGGCGACCCGACCTGCAAGCCGGGTGTCCTGTGCCAGGCCCTGGGCACGCCGGGATACTCGATCCGGAAGGAGACTACGAGCCTGCCCTTCAGCCGCGGCGCGGTGGGCATGGGAGGCAGCTCGCCGACCAGCAATGGCGGGCAGTTCTTCATCTCCTTCGGCGACTACCCCGCTCTCAACGGCAAGTACACCATCTTTGGCCGGGTTATCTCCGGCATGGACGTCGTCGACCGCTTGACCCTGCTCGACCTCACGCAGGGCGAACCCGGCCCCGCGGACACGATCATCTCCGTGGAGATCGCGGAGAGCTAA
- the alaS gene encoding alanine--tRNA ligase, with the protein MSSSRDIRDLWTSFFEARGHKRIPSSSLIPVGDPTLLFTTAGMVQLKPWFMGLAEPPARRLISIQKVLRTSDIEAVGNERNQTFFEMLGNFSVGDYFKDEVIPWAWELATTPWPNGLGLEPERVWATIYLDDEESFDLWRKVGIPAERIVRFGEKENYWFAGPVGPCGPNTEINYDFGEGFGCRRPDCGPNCENPKPDGSGECDRFLEFWNLVFMTLYQAEDGSRTPLPQRNVDTGAGFERWATLRLWLEGVDWRGKPKDWRALGVRPTNYDTDLFGPLLDTIGGIVGKSYEEASPQEQRAMRIIADHSRAATFLIAEGLTPSNEGRGYVLRRLIRRATTYGQRLKQGEQYLARTAATIVDIMSHAYEQLEQQREFVLKVLRGEEARFFETLGSGRAQIADFLRARPDRKLTGRELFYLWDTHGFPPELTLELLAEEGAGVSDMDEFERELEAQRERSRSASRFEGEAERIQAYATLGLEPTTFLGYDTLTATAAVRGLVTEGRVATALEATETHGARVEVVLDRTPFYAEGGGQVGDKGDLVWDGGRFVVEDTQAVGEGGVIAHVGRLVEGRLAAGMQVEARVDPELRADTMRNHTATHILHAALRQTLGSHVRQAGSYVGPDRLRFDFTHLEALTPEQIAEVEALANRVVRQNIEVHVSMEPYEEAIAGGALAFFGEKYAETVRVVGICEPEADRCFSKELCGGTHCHASGEVGVIIIVHETSIGAGMRRIEAVTGRAAVERIRRNEDALAGVAALLRAQPGEIGARIQALQEEVEALRRKVQALERAAARDEAEELIARARNVDGVSVLAARVTASSTDYLRELGDGLKAKLGSAVILLGADIGGRPAFVAMSTPDVASRVPAGDVVRAASQASGGGGGGRPELAQGGGTDVSKLDEALAAGAKLAEQKLMT; encoded by the coding sequence ATGAGCAGCAGCCGGGACATTCGCGACCTCTGGACGTCCTTCTTCGAGGCGCGCGGCCACAAGCGCATCCCTTCCTCCTCCCTGATCCCGGTGGGCGACCCGACGCTGCTCTTCACGACGGCGGGCATGGTGCAGCTCAAACCCTGGTTCATGGGCCTCGCCGAGCCGCCGGCAAGGCGCCTCATCTCGATCCAGAAGGTCCTTCGCACCTCTGACATCGAAGCGGTGGGGAACGAGCGGAACCAGACGTTCTTCGAGATGCTGGGCAACTTCAGCGTCGGGGACTACTTCAAGGACGAGGTCATCCCGTGGGCCTGGGAGCTGGCGACTACGCCCTGGCCGAATGGACTCGGCCTGGAGCCGGAGAGAGTCTGGGCCACCATCTACCTCGACGACGAAGAGTCGTTCGACCTGTGGCGCAAGGTTGGCATCCCGGCGGAGCGCATCGTCCGCTTCGGCGAGAAAGAGAACTACTGGTTCGCCGGCCCCGTCGGGCCCTGCGGCCCGAATACGGAGATCAACTACGATTTCGGGGAGGGTTTCGGTTGCCGGCGCCCTGATTGCGGCCCGAACTGCGAGAACCCCAAGCCGGACGGCAGCGGCGAGTGCGACCGCTTCCTGGAGTTCTGGAACCTTGTCTTCATGACGCTGTACCAGGCCGAGGACGGCAGCCGGACGCCCTTGCCCCAGAGGAACGTGGACACGGGCGCCGGTTTCGAGCGCTGGGCCACGCTGCGCCTCTGGCTGGAGGGCGTCGACTGGCGGGGGAAGCCGAAGGACTGGCGCGCGCTGGGCGTCCGGCCCACGAACTACGACACGGACCTTTTCGGCCCCCTGCTGGACACCATCGGCGGGATCGTTGGCAAGTCGTACGAGGAGGCCTCGCCCCAAGAGCAGCGGGCGATGCGCATCATCGCCGACCACTCCCGGGCCGCCACCTTTCTCATCGCCGAGGGCCTGACGCCCAGCAATGAGGGCCGCGGTTACGTCCTCCGCCGCCTCATCCGCCGGGCGACGACGTACGGGCAACGCTTGAAGCAGGGCGAGCAGTACCTGGCCCGGACGGCGGCGACGATCGTCGACATAATGTCGCACGCTTACGAGCAGCTGGAGCAGCAGCGCGAATTCGTCCTCAAAGTGCTCCGAGGCGAAGAGGCGCGCTTCTTCGAGACGCTGGGGTCGGGCCGGGCCCAGATCGCCGACTTCCTCCGGGCCCGTCCGGACCGCAAGCTGACGGGGCGCGAGCTCTTCTACCTCTGGGACACGCACGGCTTCCCGCCCGAGCTGACGCTGGAGCTGCTGGCCGAAGAGGGCGCCGGCGTCTCGGACATGGACGAGTTCGAGCGCGAACTCGAGGCCCAGCGCGAGCGCTCCCGCTCCGCGTCACGCTTCGAGGGCGAAGCCGAGCGTATCCAGGCCTACGCCACCCTCGGCCTCGAACCAACGACGTTCCTCGGCTATGACACCCTGACGGCGACCGCAGCCGTGCGCGGCCTCGTTACCGAAGGCCGCGTCGCTACCGCCCTCGAGGCTACGGAGACGCATGGCGCCCGGGTCGAGGTCGTGCTCGACCGGACGCCCTTTTACGCCGAAGGCGGAGGCCAGGTGGGCGACAAGGGTGACCTGGTCTGGGACGGCGGCCGGTTCGTGGTCGAGGACACGCAGGCGGTGGGTGAGGGCGGCGTCATCGCCCACGTCGGCCGGCTCGTGGAAGGCCGCCTTGCGGCCGGCATGCAGGTCGAAGCCCGCGTCGACCCCGAGTTGCGCGCCGACACGATGCGCAACCATACGGCCACGCACATCCTCCACGCGGCCCTGCGCCAGACGCTGGGCTCCCACGTCCGCCAGGCGGGCTCCTACGTCGGCCCGGACCGGCTTCGCTTCGACTTCACGCACCTGGAAGCGCTGACGCCGGAGCAAATCGCCGAAGTCGAGGCACTGGCGAACCGTGTCGTGCGCCAGAACATCGAGGTGCACGTGAGCATGGAGCCTTACGAAGAGGCGATCGCCGGCGGCGCGCTCGCCTTCTTCGGTGAGAAGTACGCGGAAACGGTGCGCGTGGTGGGGATCTGCGAGCCCGAAGCTGACCGCTGCTTCAGCAAGGAGCTTTGCGGCGGTACTCACTGCCACGCCTCCGGTGAGGTGGGCGTCATCATCATCGTGCACGAGACTTCGATCGGCGCGGGGATGCGGCGCATCGAAGCCGTGACCGGGCGCGCGGCCGTGGAGCGCATCCGCCGCAACGAGGACGCCCTCGCCGGGGTGGCGGCCCTCCTCCGTGCCCAGCCGGGCGAGATCGGCGCCCGCATCCAGGCGCTTCAGGAGGAGGTGGAGGCGCTACGGCGCAAGGTGCAGGCCCTGGAACGCGCCGCCGCCCGCGACGAGGCCGAGGAGCTCATCGCCCGTGCCCGGAACGTCGACGGCGTCTCCGTGCTAGCCGCACGGGTGACGGCCAGCAGCACGGACTACCTGCGCGAGCTCGGCGACGGCCTGAAGGCGAAGCTGGGCAGCGCCGTCATCCTCCTCGGCGCGGACATCGGCGGCAGGCCGGCCTTCGTGGCGATGTCGACGCCGGACGTCGCCAGTCGGGTCCCGGCAGGCGACGTCGTGCGCGCCGCCTCGCAGGCGTCCGGCGGCGGCGGCGGTGGCAGGCCGGAGCTGGCCCAGGGTGGCGGGACGGACGTCTCGAAGCTCGACGAGGCCCTGGCGGCCGGGGCGAAGCTCGCGGAACAGAAGCTCATGACCTGA
- the ruvX gene encoding Holliday junction resolvase RuvX: MGLSIADYAHGQASVRTPGTGSGVAEGSLPREGRLLGLDAGERRIGVAISDPEQRLAVPLKTVERRGAEFAELRDIARAEEVVGLVVGLPLSLSGEARAQAELAREFARQAADRLNLPVAFWDERLSSQEADRMLAGGRSQRREQGRRSSRGPQGRPGKGATDVVAATIILQAYLDSIRGSRFDD, encoded by the coding sequence GTGGGGCTCAGTATCGCCGACTACGCGCACGGGCAGGCCTCTGTCCGGACTCCCGGGACGGGCAGTGGGGTGGCTGAGGGCAGCCTCCCCCGGGAGGGCCGGCTCCTCGGCCTCGACGCCGGCGAGCGCCGGATCGGCGTGGCAATCTCGGACCCGGAGCAGCGGCTCGCGGTGCCCCTCAAGACGGTCGAGCGTCGCGGGGCCGAATTTGCCGAACTCAGGGATATCGCCCGGGCGGAGGAGGTCGTCGGCCTGGTCGTGGGGCTGCCGCTATCGCTGAGCGGGGAGGCCCGGGCTCAGGCTGAGCTGGCGCGAGAGTTCGCGCGGCAGGCCGCGGACAGGCTAAACTTGCCCGTCGCCTTCTGGGACGAGAGGCTGTCGAGCCAGGAGGCGGACCGGATGCTGGCGGGGGGCCGCTCCCAGCGGCGGGAGCAGGGCAGGCGCTCCTCTCGCGGGCCCCAGGGCCGGCCTGGGAAAGGCGCGACGGACGTCGTCGCGGCTACCATCATCCTGCAGGCATACCTCGACAGCATTCGCGGCTCGCGATTTGACGACTAG
- the mltG gene encoding endolytic transglycosylase MltG translates to MTTSALNSAFFGIGLAAVIVLAGWVIKDSPSSISKRAAPVRVLENAETVFIEVKPGDNAADIGRRLEAAGVIQDASSFSLLARATGAERGLAAGEYEFEQGTSVVDALSRIRKGLTAARVVTIPEGLRIEEVAGLLERRGIVRGGDFLAALGLLQATPANGSSLLAARPPGAGLEGYVYPATYSFSRRATAGEVAAAMLRALEERFTPEMREKARQLGLTPHEVITLASIIEREIVVPGERPLVASVYLNRLRMGIALQADPTVQYAVGPPPGTLGLLSYWKRELTAQDLQSQSPYNTYARPGLPPGPIANPGIDSILAVLNPAQTSFLYFVAKPDGSHAFSATFEEHQRNVQLYQR, encoded by the coding sequence TTGACGACTAGCGCACTCAACTCCGCCTTTTTCGGCATTGGCCTGGCCGCCGTTATCGTCCTTGCCGGCTGGGTGATCAAAGACTCGCCGTCTTCGATCTCGAAGCGGGCGGCCCCGGTCCGCGTCCTCGAGAACGCGGAGACCGTGTTCATCGAGGTGAAGCCGGGTGACAATGCAGCCGACATCGGGCGGCGCCTCGAGGCGGCCGGGGTCATCCAGGACGCCTCCTCCTTCAGCCTCCTCGCCCGGGCGACAGGCGCCGAGCGCGGCCTAGCGGCCGGCGAGTACGAATTCGAGCAGGGCACGAGCGTGGTGGACGCGCTGTCGCGCATACGCAAGGGCCTCACGGCGGCGCGCGTGGTGACCATCCCCGAAGGCCTGCGCATCGAGGAGGTCGCGGGCCTCCTCGAGCGCCGCGGCATCGTCAGGGGAGGCGACTTCCTTGCCGCCCTCGGGCTGCTGCAGGCAACCCCCGCGAACGGCTCCAGCCTTCTGGCGGCGAGGCCACCCGGCGCCGGTCTCGAAGGCTACGTCTATCCCGCGACCTACAGCTTCTCGCGCCGCGCGACCGCGGGCGAGGTCGCAGCGGCAATGCTGAGAGCGCTCGAAGAGCGGTTCACTCCGGAGATGCGCGAGAAGGCGCGGCAGCTCGGCCTCACGCCGCACGAGGTGATCACGCTGGCCTCCATCATCGAGCGCGAGATTGTCGTGCCCGGGGAGCGGCCACTGGTCGCGAGCGTGTACCTGAACCGGTTGCGCATGGGGATCGCGCTCCAGGCCGACCCGACTGTCCAATACGCGGTGGGGCCGCCACCGGGCACTCTGGGGCTACTCAGCTACTGGAAGCGAGAGCTAACGGCGCAGGACCTGCAGTCGCAGTCGCCATATAATACCTACGCGAGGCCGGGACTGCCGCCGGGACCGATCGCGAACCCTGGGATCGACTCGATCCTCGCGGTCCTCAATCCTGCCCAGACGAGCTTCCTCTACTTTGTCGCCAAACCGGACGGGAGCCATGCTTTCTCGGCCACCTTCGAAGAGCACCAGCGCAACGTCCAGCTCTACCAGCGCTGA